Below is a window of Comamonadaceae bacterium M7527 DNA.
GATGTTGTTGGTCATTGGGCAAGCGCCACGATTAGCCCACAGGCACAAATTGGCTGCGGTGGTAGCCCAGTGCGGCTTGTTCACCGTTGGCCTCAGACAAGGCCTCCACCCAGCCAATCATGATGATGTGGTCGCCAGCGGCTACGCGTTGGTGGGTGCGGCATTGCAGCGTGGCCAAGGCGCCGCCAATCAATGGCACACCGCCCAAGCCTGTACCCAGCGTCAAGTCTGCAAAGCGGTTCTCGACGCGGCTGGCAAAACGCATGGCCAAGTCTTGCTGCTTATGTGCCAATATGTGTACGGCAAAGTGGCTGGCATGCTCAAACGCTTGCAGTGTGCGTGAATGCTTGTCTACGCTCCACAGTAACAGCGGCGGTGTGAGTGAAACCGCGTTAAAGGAGTTGACGGTGAGACCCACGTATTGGCCTTGTTCGTCACAGGTGGTGACGATGGCAACGCCTGTGGCAAATTGCGCCAAGGCGTGCTTTAAAGATTGGGGTTCGACGCTCAATGGCGCCTGAGGGGTATTTTGTGACATGCGCTAATCTAACGCATAGCGCTTGTGTGCGTTGTCCCAACCCGTTTCTTGCCTGGTGTGATGTTGGGGCGGTCGCTTCTGCCTACAATTGCGTT
It encodes the following:
- a CDS encoding flavin reductase family protein, with translation MSQNTPQAPLSVEPQSLKHALAQFATGVAIVTTCDEQGQYVGLTVNSFNAVSLTPPLLLWSVDKHSRTLQAFEHASHFAVHILAHKQQDLAMRFASRVENRFADLTLGTGLGGVPLIGGALATLQCRTHQRVAAGDHIIMIGWVEALSEANGEQAALGYHRSQFVPVG